The stretch of DNA TCGCGTCTCTTTGAATCAATAAGGAGTCACAACAGCCATGCAGTATGCAGTCCTGGTTCTCATCCTGATCGCTCTGCTGATCGTGTTCATCTACAACGCCCTGGTGCGGCTACGGGTGCAGTGCGACAACGCCTGGGCCGACATCGACGTGCAGCTCAAGCGCCGCTACGACCTGATCCCAAACCTGGTGGAAACCGTCAAGGGATACGCGGCGCATGAAAAGGGCACGCTGGAGGCCGTCATCGAGGCACGCAACCGGGCCATGTCGGTGCGGGGTGCCGCGGGGCGGGCCGAGGCGGAGGATGCCCTGAGCGGCGCGCTGCGGCAGCTCTTCGCGCTGGCCGAGCAGTATCCCCAACTGAGGGCGGTCGAGAGCTTCAACCAGCTGCAGGGCACCCTCACCGAAATCGAGGACACGGTGCAGAACGCCAGGCGCTACTACAACGCCGCGGTGCGCGATCTCAACACTCGGATTGCCCAGTTCCCCTCCAATCTCATTGCGAACAGCTTCGGTTTCACCGCCCGCCCCTTCTTCGAGCTCAGCGAGACGGCCCAGCGCGAGACGCCGGCCGTGCGTTTCGATACCGGCGCCCACTAAGGGGGTCGTTAGGCGATGCGGTGGGCAATCCTGGTTTTCGCCTGGCTGGTTGGTACCTCTCAGGTCCAGGCGCGGTCTCTGGTGATCCAGAGCTTCCATGCCGACATCGTGGTCGGGGCGGACGGTGGGCTGGACGTCACCGAAACCATCCGTCCGCGCTTCGAGGGGAGCTGGAACGGCATCTACCGTTCGATTCCGGTCGAGTACACTACGCCGCAGGGGTTCAACGACCACTTGTTTCTCGATCTGCTCGGCGTGACCGATCAGCAGGGCGTTCCATTGAAGGTGGAAGACGGCAGCGAGCGCCATTACCGCAAGTTCAAAATCTGGATCCCGGGCGCGGAGGACGTGGCGAAGACCGTGATGTTGCATTACCGGGTGCGCAACGGCCTCAAGTTTTTCGACGATCACGACGAGCTGTACTGGAACATCACCGGCGACGAATGGGAGGTTCCCATCGAGGCCGCCAGCGCCCACATCGTGTTGCCGTCCGGCGCCGAAGGCATCCGTACCCTGGCTTTCACGGGCGGCTACGGTTCACGGGAAGAGGCTGCGGATGTGCAGGTGCGCGGCCGCGAAATCGATTTCCGCATGCGGCGCCCTCTGGCTTTTCACGAGGGTCTGACCGCGGTCGTCGGCTGGAACAAAGGGGTGGTGCAGCGGCCCGGCGCGATGGCAAGGACCGGGGATTTCCTGCGCGCCAACTGGCCGTTGGGTCTGCCCCTGGTCGTGCTGGCCGCGATGTACCGGCACTGGTCGGTCCGCGGCCGCGACCCGCGCCTTCGCCCCATCGCCCCGCAGTACCGCCCGCCGGAGGGATTGACGCCGGCCGAATTGGGAACCCTGATCGACAATGCCGTGGACATGCGGGACATCACCGCCACCCTGGTCGACCTCGCGGTCAAAGGCTATGTGCTGATCGAAAAGCAGGAGACCGACAGGCTGCTGGGGATCTGGAAGGATACCGATTACCTGTTCCGGCTGCGCCAGCCGCCTTCCGCCTGGAACGTACTCCACGCCCATGAGCGGGCACTCTTGAGCGGTGTGTTTTCCGGCGGGGTGACGGAAAGCGTTCGGCTTTCCGACATGGAACGGACGTTCTATACCCATGTGCCCGGCATCCGCGACAAGATCTTCGACGCGCTGATGGCGCAACGCTATTTCGCCGCCCGCCCCGACCGGGTGCGGAGGAACTACATGCTGGGCGGTCTGATGCTCGGCGTGGTCTGGTTCTTCGGCGCGATTCTGGCCGCCGACTACGCTCGCCTGCATTGGGGCATGGCCGCCGGCACGCTGGTCCTCCCCGGCTTGATTTCCGCAGCGATCGTCGCCGCTTTCGGCTATTTCATGCCAGCTAGGACGCTGGCCGGGACTCGGGTGCTGGAAGCCGCGCTGGGATTCGAGGACTTCCTGGCAAAGGTGGAAGCCGACCGCATGGACCGGATGATCCGCACCCCCGACATGTTCGAGAAGCTGCTCCCCTATGCCATGGCGCTGGGGCTGGAAAAGCGCTGGGCCGCGGCATTCGCCGGCATCTGTACCCAGCCGCCGGCTTGGTATCGGGGGGGCGCCATGGATTTCGATGCCGGCGATTTCGCCCGCGATCTCGGCCGCATGGCCACTCAGGCCGCAGCGGCCATGAGTTCGGCGCCGCGCAGTTCCGGCGGGTCGGGTTTCAGCGGGGGAAGTTCAGGCGGCGGTTTCGGCGGTGGCGGCGGCGGTGGATTTTAGCGTGCAGTGCTGCGGGTTTGCGGCTGTCCATGATATGTTTTTTCCCTACTGGCAAGGCGCTTGCGCCGGCTTTCCCGCCATTCTTAGCAGACCATCGAGGATTCGCGAGTCATGAACGACCCTAACGATTTGAGCGACGACCAGGCTCTGCGCTTGTCCATCCTGGGCATGCGCTGTGCAGGTTGCGTCGAGGCCGTCGAAACCGCATTGAAGGATGTGCCGGGAGTGGAGGCCGTCAGCGTCAACTTCGGCGACCATTCCGCCCTGGTCAAGGGCAAGGCCGATCCGGAGAGCTTGAAAGCCGCTCTCAAGGCGGCGGGCTACGACGGCGCGGTGATGGAGTCCCTCGAAGACCCTGCCGCGCAGGAGCGGGCGGAAGAGGAGCGCTACCGCGAACTGCTGAAAAAGGCCGCCTGGGCCGCCTCCCTGGGCGTGCCGCTCATGCTGGGCGCGCACCTGGACTGGTTTCCGATGATCGGGACGTCGGCCGGAACGACGTTCTGGACCCTCATTTCGCTGCTCACGCTGGCCGTGCTCTATTTCTCCGGCGGGCATTTCTTCCGCGGCGCGGTCAAGTCGTTCCAGCATCGCCAGGCCAATATGGACACGCTGATCGCCTTGGGTACCGGCGCGGCCTGGTTCTATTCGACGGTGGCCATCGATTCCGCCGATCTGCTGCCGGCGCAAGGGCAGCACGCCTATTTCGAGGCGGCGGCGATCATCATCGCCTTCATCAATTTCGGCTCGGCGCTGGAGACTCGCGCCCGCGGCAAGACCTCCTCCGCGATCCGCGCGCTGATCGGCCTGCAGCCCCGCACCGCGCGGGTGATCCGCGACGGCCAGGAACTCGACGTGCCGATTTCCGAGGTCGGGCTGGACGAGATCCTGAGGGTGCGGCCGGGCGAGAAGATCCCGGTGGACGGCATCCTGGTCGAGGGACGATCCAGCGTGGACGAGTCCATGCTGACCGGCGAGCCGATGCCGGTGGAAAAGGGCGAGGGCGATACGGTGGTGGCGGGCACGCTGAACCAGTCCGGCACTTTCCTGTTCCGCGCCACCCGCATCGGCCGCGACACCGTGCTGGCCCAGATCATCGCCAGCGTGCGGCAGGCCCAGGCCACCAAGCCCGAGATCGCCCGTCTGGTGGATAAAGTCTCCGCGGTGTTCGTGCCGGCGGTGGTCGGCATCTCCGCCTTCACCTTCCTGGTTTGGTGGATCTTCGGGCCGACGCCTTCCTTCGGCTATGCCTTCGTCACCGCGATGACGGTGCTGGTCATCGCCTGTCCCTGCGCTTTGGGGCTGGCGACGCCGATTTCGATCATGGTCGCGGTCGGGCGCGCGGCGCAGCACGGCATCCTCATCCGCCGCGGGGAGGCGTTGCAGAGCGCGGGCCGGCTCACTGCCGTGGTGCTGGACAAGACCGGCACCATCACCGAAGGCCGGCCCAGCGTGATGGGCATCGATACGGCCAAGGGCTGGTCGGAGAAACGCGTGCTGGGCCTGGCCGCGAGCCTCGAAGCAGGGTCCGAACATCCGCTGGCCTCGGCGGTGTTGCGGGCCGCGGAAGCGGGCAAGATAGCCACGTCCGCGGTGGACGGTTTCGTCGCGGAGCCCGGTCACGGTGTCGCCGGCAGCGTCGACGGCATTCGGTTGCTGCTCGGCAATGTGGCCATGCTGGAAAAGCACGGCATCGATTTGCGGGCTTTCGAGGCCCAACTGGCGAGCTGTTTCAAGGAGGCGCTGACGCCTCTCCTGCTTGCAGCCGATGGCCAGGTGGTCGGCCTGCTGCGGGTCGCCGACCCGATCAAGCCGGACGCCCGCGAGGCGGTGCAGCGCCTGAAGGAACTCGGCGTCCGAGTCTTGATGGTGACCGGCGACCATGAAGCCACCGCGCAGGCGATCGCCCGTGCGGCCGGTATCGATGAGGTCCGCGCCCAGGTGTTGCCGCAGGACAAGGCGACGGTGGTGAAGGAGCTCCAGTCACGCGGTGAGATCGTCGGCATGGTCGGCGACGGCATCAACGATGCGCCGGCCCTTGCGCAAGCCGATGTAGGCTTCGCCATCGGCACCGGCACCGACATCGCGATCGAAAGCGGTGACGTCGTGATCATGGCGGGTTCGCCGCTGAAAGTCTCCGAAGCCATTCATTTGTCGCGGCTGACCGTGCGCAACATCAAGCAGAATCTGCTGGGGGCGTTCATTTACAACACCCTGAGCATACCGGTCGCGGCGGGTATCCTGTACCCGTTCGCCGGCGTGCTGCTGAACCCGATGATCGCCGGGGCGGCCATGGCGCTTTCTTCGGTCACCGTGGTGGCCAACGCCAATCGTTTGCGCTGGCTATGAATCGGCGGAAAAAAGCCTATCCTTTCCTCATTCCGCCGCCATCGAGACAACCCACAACAAGGAGGAGATCGTCATGACGGAATTCGCACGGCGCATGGTTTCGCTGGGTTTCACCGCCGAGCTTTTTCCGCCCGGCACCCACATGTGCTACCTCTACAACGACGAACAAGAACGCCTGGAAATCATGTCCGAGTTCGTGCGCAGCGGCCTGGAGGCAGGGGAAAAGGTGGGCTATTTCGTCGAGGAGATGAGCCCTCAGGGTTTGCGCGACTACTTTGCCGGCCTCGGTATCGTGCCCGCGGAAGAAACACAGTTGGACGTCGAGCCGTCGGTAGCGGTGTATTGTCCGGACGGCAGTTTCTCGCCCGAAAGGATGCTGGATCGGCTGCGTGCGGCCTACGATGAGGGCATGGGGGAGGGATTCGACGGCGTCCGGCTCACCGGTGAAATGCATTGGGCGCTGCGGGGGCTGCCGGGTTCGGAGCGTCTGGCCGAATATGAATCCCGCATCAACCTCCTGGTGGTCGATTGCCCGCTCACCGTGATCTGCCAGTACGACGCCAACCGCTTCGACGGCGCCACCTTGTTCAAGGTGCTCAACGCCCATCCGATGATGATCGTGCATGGACAGGTCGTCCACAATCCTTACTATCTCCCTCCCGAGCAATACTTTGCCCGCTATTCAGCAGGGCACGCATAGGCGATGACCCGTTTGGAACCGGAGGCGACGGTTCTGGGTCGCCTCCTCGTCATTCAGGAGACCCTGGATGTACTTCCCGACACGGCAGGTATCGCGGCGTTTCTCGATGCCGCCCTGGCCGAAGTACCCGGGGTCGCCGGCGCCCACCTTTGTGTCGATGGCAAACTCATGCCGGCGTCTTCGGACCTCGACGCGGTGTGTGACGGCCTAGAGATGAATCCTGCGCGGCTCGTGGCCGGCCCTTTGGGCGAAGGCGCGCGCCTGTTCATCTATCCCTTGAGGATCGCGGCACGTTGCTACGGCGTGCTGCTGCTGCGCCTATCGGAGCCCGCGCAATTCCAGAATTACCGGGATTTTCTGGGCAACATCGCCAACGTGGTGGCGCGTACCTTGGAGAACCGGGCGTACGTGGCTGAACTGGCCCGTTCCAACCGCTTGCTCGA from Methylococcus geothermalis encodes:
- a CDS encoding MEDS domain-containing protein, which encodes MTEFARRMVSLGFTAELFPPGTHMCYLYNDEQERLEIMSEFVRSGLEAGEKVGYFVEEMSPQGLRDYFAGLGIVPAEETQLDVEPSVAVYCPDGSFSPERMLDRLRAAYDEGMGEGFDGVRLTGEMHWALRGLPGSERLAEYESRINLLVVDCPLTVICQYDANRFDGATLFKVLNAHPMMIVHGQVVHNPYYLPPEQYFARYSAGHA
- a CDS encoding DUF2207 domain-containing protein, with the protein product MRWAILVFAWLVGTSQVQARSLVIQSFHADIVVGADGGLDVTETIRPRFEGSWNGIYRSIPVEYTTPQGFNDHLFLDLLGVTDQQGVPLKVEDGSERHYRKFKIWIPGAEDVAKTVMLHYRVRNGLKFFDDHDELYWNITGDEWEVPIEAASAHIVLPSGAEGIRTLAFTGGYGSREEAADVQVRGREIDFRMRRPLAFHEGLTAVVGWNKGVVQRPGAMARTGDFLRANWPLGLPLVVLAAMYRHWSVRGRDPRLRPIAPQYRPPEGLTPAELGTLIDNAVDMRDITATLVDLAVKGYVLIEKQETDRLLGIWKDTDYLFRLRQPPSAWNVLHAHERALLSGVFSGGVTESVRLSDMERTFYTHVPGIRDKIFDALMAQRYFAARPDRVRRNYMLGGLMLGVVWFFGAILAADYARLHWGMAAGTLVLPGLISAAIVAAFGYFMPARTLAGTRVLEAALGFEDFLAKVEADRMDRMIRTPDMFEKLLPYAMALGLEKRWAAAFAGICTQPPAWYRGGAMDFDAGDFARDLGRMATQAAAAMSSAPRSSGGSGFSGGSSGGGFGGGGGGGF
- a CDS encoding heavy metal translocating P-type ATPase, encoding MNDPNDLSDDQALRLSILGMRCAGCVEAVETALKDVPGVEAVSVNFGDHSALVKGKADPESLKAALKAAGYDGAVMESLEDPAAQERAEEERYRELLKKAAWAASLGVPLMLGAHLDWFPMIGTSAGTTFWTLISLLTLAVLYFSGGHFFRGAVKSFQHRQANMDTLIALGTGAAWFYSTVAIDSADLLPAQGQHAYFEAAAIIIAFINFGSALETRARGKTSSAIRALIGLQPRTARVIRDGQELDVPISEVGLDEILRVRPGEKIPVDGILVEGRSSVDESMLTGEPMPVEKGEGDTVVAGTLNQSGTFLFRATRIGRDTVLAQIIASVRQAQATKPEIARLVDKVSAVFVPAVVGISAFTFLVWWIFGPTPSFGYAFVTAMTVLVIACPCALGLATPISIMVAVGRAAQHGILIRRGEALQSAGRLTAVVLDKTGTITEGRPSVMGIDTAKGWSEKRVLGLAASLEAGSEHPLASAVLRAAEAGKIATSAVDGFVAEPGHGVAGSVDGIRLLLGNVAMLEKHGIDLRAFEAQLASCFKEALTPLLLAADGQVVGLLRVADPIKPDAREAVQRLKELGVRVLMVTGDHEATAQAIARAAGIDEVRAQVLPQDKATVVKELQSRGEIVGMVGDGINDAPALAQADVGFAIGTGTDIAIESGDVVIMAGSPLKVSEAIHLSRLTVRNIKQNLLGAFIYNTLSIPVAAGILYPFAGVLLNPMIAGAAMALSSVTVVANANRLRWL
- a CDS encoding LemA family protein, with translation MQYAVLVLILIALLIVFIYNALVRLRVQCDNAWADIDVQLKRRYDLIPNLVETVKGYAAHEKGTLEAVIEARNRAMSVRGAAGRAEAEDALSGALRQLFALAEQYPQLRAVESFNQLQGTLTEIEDTVQNARRYYNAAVRDLNTRIAQFPSNLIANSFGFTARPFFELSETAQRETPAVRFDTGAH